A genomic window from Maylandia zebra isolate NMK-2024a linkage group LG20, Mzebra_GT3a, whole genome shotgun sequence includes:
- the zgc:154075 gene encoding putative oxidoreductase YteT isoform X2 yields MGQNSSQAGKMTAPVRAIVVGGGCRGEIYSQYASIHPERMKVVAVADPRKFARTKLQKQHKIVEENVFEDWQAVVERDKFADAVLICTPDRLHKEPAVAFAKKGYHVLLEKPMATTVEDCTAIVEACIQSGVMLSVGHVLRYDPVIHKIKLIDAGVIGEVIHIQHLEPVGFYHFAHSFVRGNWRNEAESSFALLTKSCHDIDLIHHWAGGRRCVKVSSFGSVSHFNKDNKPAGAADRCLNCSVEKDCPYSACKIYLDSVKKGHTGWPVSVICPNSLPDIESVTEALKTGPYGRCVYECDNDVCSNQVVNMEFEGGVTAAFSMVAFTEEICKRKTTIYGSKGELSCNGHEIHVFNFLTQKSRKHTADYNTTRQFGMSGHGGADYCLMHAFISAVANNDPSLIRSGPVETLQSHLLVFEAERSRLESRVLHCGDIKQS; encoded by the exons ATGGGACAAAACAG TTCACAGGCTGGCAAAATGACTGCTCCTGTCCGTGCCATCGTGGTAGGAGGAGGATGTCGGGGTGAAATCTACTCCCAGTATGCGTCTATTCATCCCGAACGAATGAAG GTTGTTGCAGTGGCTGATCCACGGAAATTTGCAAGGACCAAActtcaaaaacaacacaaaatcgTGGAGGAAAACGTATTTGAAg ACTGGCAGGCTGTAGTTGAAAGAGACAAGTTTGCAGACGCTGTGTTAATTTGCACCCCAGATCGCCTCCATAAG GAACCTGCTGTGGCCTTTGCAAAGAAGGGATACCATGTTCTTCTGGAGAAACCAATGGCA ACAACTGTAGAAGACTGCACGGCGATCGTGGAGGCTTGCATTCAGAGCGGCGTGATGCTGTCCGTGGGTCACGTTCTCCGGTACGATCCAGTCATCCACAAGATAAAG CTCATAGATGCTGGAGTCATAGGTGAAGTGATCCATATTCAGCACCTGGAACCG GTTGGGTTTTATCACTTTGCTCACTCGTTTGTTAGAGGGAACTGGAGAAACGAAGCAGAGAGCTCTTTTGCTCTTCTCACTAAATCTTGCCATGACATTGACCTCATACATCACTGGGCTGGAGGGCGCAG GTGTGTGAAAGTGTCGTCATTTGGATCCGTCAGCCACTTCAATAAAGACAACAAG CCAGCAGGGGCTGCAGATCGCTGCCTTAACTGTTCAGTAGAAAAAGACTGCCCGTACTCAGCATGCAAAATCTACTTGGACAGTGTGAAGAAG GGTCACACTGGCTGGCCAGTATCAGTCATATGCCCTAATTCACTCCCAGACATTGAGTCAGTAACAGAGGCATTGAAGACTGGACCGTATGGCCGCTGTGTCTATGAGTGTGACAATGATGTCTGCAGTAACCAG GTTGTCAACATGGAGTTTGAAGGGGGTGTGACGGCAGCCTTTTCCATGGTGGCATTCACTGAGGAGATTTGTAAGCGAAAAACAACCATTTACGGCAGCAAG GGCGAGCTCTCATGCAATGGCCACGAGATCCATGTGTTCAACTTCCTGACCCAGAAATCCAGAAAGCACACAGCAGACTACAACACTACCAGGCAGTTCGGTATGAGTGGACATGGTGGAGCAGACTACTGCCTTATGCATGCCTTCATTTCTGCTGTGGCA AACAATGATCCATCACTGATACGGTCTGGTCCTGTGGAGACACTGCAGAGTCATTTGCTGGTGTTTGAAGCTGAGCGCTCACGACTAGAGAGCAGAGTGCTGCACTGTGGGGACATTAAacagagctaa
- the LOC143414176 gene encoding uncharacterized protein LOC143414176 produces the protein MKTKWLEDSSPESLQHPPEKTYWTTFGALLARSSSPQPSTSGFQHRRPKYANQEVNTAQPVKRSIPQPSTSGLHLNRDWRARRSSPQHSTSAFKRGREEADQEELPPGRRVRRSSPQPSSSGFQHGRQINEDHVVQPVFYLFLQPWKRGG, from the exons ATGAAGACAAAGTGGCTAGAGGACAGCAGCCCTGAATCCCTCCAACACCCTCCCGAAAAAACATATTGGACCACATTTGGTGCTCTGCTGGCGAGAAGCTCCAGCCCTCAGCCCTCCACCTCTGGCTTCCAGCATAGACGACCCAAGTATGCCAATCAAGAG GTAAACACTGCCCAGCCAGTGAAGAGGTCAATCCCCCAGCCCTCCACCTCTGGTTTACACTTGAACCGTGACTGGAGAGCAAGGAGATCCAGCCCTCAGCACTCCACCTCTGCCTTCAAGCGTGGGAGAGAGGAGGCTGACCAGGAAGAG CTACCCCCTGGTCGGCGAGTGAGGAGATCCAGCCCTCAGCCCTCCAGCTCTGGCTTCCAGCATGGACGACAG ATAAACGAAGATCATGTGGTCCAACCAGTCTTCTACCTCTTTTTACAACCCTGGAAGAGAGGAGGCTGA
- the errfi1b gene encoding ERBB receptor feedback inhibitor 1, with product MARSQNNLWRQHDLNRVQSFGLRAYTEQTLKELQQQQQMANEFNSNPSLSQPPFFSDSYHLASDNMLLPIEGDQVVPSSQRQAVFGVDQREAKPLPPLPDPEELMSDEAADSEVEFFTSDRRPLLPKSCPKPICRNSSKDFGQVNYAYQESSLRAGDAGVGSMAFSWPSREDRPTFGGGRFAADIWCLGHQTDENQPVVSEAEDTFGAKRPEQNLLPRIQFFGSGPSTQPHASTSSWSTDRPQIPPRIPIPPKSKTGTDEDKPPKIPPRVPLVPPCPPRTPSPKSLPIYINGVMPATQSFAANPKYVSKALLRQMTGEPPATQFSPCIVPILKDGRKASGTHYILLPPGRPPNTERRERLLSEPAKTGNSSFWQKR from the exons ATGGCCAGGAGTCAGAATAATTTGTGGAGACAGCATGACCTGAACAG AGTGCAGAGCTTTGGCCTGAGGGCTTACACAGAGCAAACCCTGAAGGAGCTTCAACAGCAACAGCAAATGGCCAACGAGTTTAACT CCAACCCCTCTCTCTCCCAGCCTCCATTTTTTTCTGATTCCTACCACCTAGCATCAGACAACATGCTGCTGCCCATTGAGGGAGACCAGGTGGTTCCTTCTTCCCAGAGACAGGCAGTGTTCGGGGTTGATCAGAGGGAGGCCAAACCCTTGCCACCTCTGCCAGACCCCGAGGAGCTTATGTCAGATGAAGCAGCTGATAGTGAGGTTGAGTTCTTTACCAGTGACCGACGGCCCCTTTTGCCCAAGAGCTGCCCTAAGCCTATCTGCAGGAACAGCAGCAAAGACTTTGGCCAAGTAAATTATGCCTACCAAGAGAGTTCATTGAGGGCTGGAGATGCTGGCGTTGGATCCATGGCATTCTCTTGGCCAAGCAGAGAGGACCGGCCAACATTTGGAGGAGGCAGGTTTGCGGCCGACATTTGGTGCCTTGGTCACCAGACAGATGAAAACCAGCCTGTGGTGTCGGAAGCTGAGGATACCTTTGGAGCCAAACGGCCAGAGCAGAACCTATTACCTAGAATCCAATTTTTTGGCTCGGGTCCTTCCACCCAACCACACGCCAGCACCTCATCATGGTCCACTGACAGGCCACAAATCCCTCCTCGTATCCCCATCCCACCAAAATCAAAGACTGGGACCGATGAAGACAAACCTCCCAAAATCCCTCCTAGGGTGCCTTTAGTCCCACCCTGTCCACCACGCACCCCAAGCCCTAAAAGTCTTCCAATTTATATCAATGGAGTGATGCCTGCCACTCAGAGTTTTGCTGCTAACCCCAAATATGTCAGCAAGGCGTTGCTGAGACAGATGACAGGTGAGCCACCTGCAACCCAGTTTTCTCCCTGCATTGTTCCGATTTTGAAGGATGGCAGAAAGGCCAGCGGGACACACTACATCCTGCTGCCGCCGGGCCGACCgccaaacacagagagaagagaaagactCCTGAGTGAACCTGCTAAGACAGGGAACAGCAGCTTCTGGCAGAAAAGGTAG
- the zgc:154075 gene encoding putative oxidoreductase YteT isoform X1 produces MGQNSSQAGKMTAPVRAIVVGGGCRGEIYSQYASIHPERMKVVAVADPRKFARTKLQKQHKIVEENVFEDWQAVVERDKFADAVLICTPDRLHKEPAVAFAKKGYHVLLEKPMATTVEDCTAIVEACIQSGVMLSVGHVLRYDPVIHKIKKLIDAGVIGEVIHIQHLEPVGFYHFAHSFVRGNWRNEAESSFALLTKSCHDIDLIHHWAGGRRCVKVSSFGSVSHFNKDNKPAGAADRCLNCSVEKDCPYSACKIYLDSVKKGHTGWPVSVICPNSLPDIESVTEALKTGPYGRCVYECDNDVCSNQVVNMEFEGGVTAAFSMVAFTEEICKRKTTIYGSKGELSCNGHEIHVFNFLTQKSRKHTADYNTTRQFGMSGHGGADYCLMHAFISAVANNDPSLIRSGPVETLQSHLLVFEAERSRLESRVLHCGDIKQS; encoded by the exons ATGGGACAAAACAG TTCACAGGCTGGCAAAATGACTGCTCCTGTCCGTGCCATCGTGGTAGGAGGAGGATGTCGGGGTGAAATCTACTCCCAGTATGCGTCTATTCATCCCGAACGAATGAAG GTTGTTGCAGTGGCTGATCCACGGAAATTTGCAAGGACCAAActtcaaaaacaacacaaaatcgTGGAGGAAAACGTATTTGAAg ACTGGCAGGCTGTAGTTGAAAGAGACAAGTTTGCAGACGCTGTGTTAATTTGCACCCCAGATCGCCTCCATAAG GAACCTGCTGTGGCCTTTGCAAAGAAGGGATACCATGTTCTTCTGGAGAAACCAATGGCA ACAACTGTAGAAGACTGCACGGCGATCGTGGAGGCTTGCATTCAGAGCGGCGTGATGCTGTCCGTGGGTCACGTTCTCCGGTACGATCCAGTCATCCACAAGATAAAG AAGCTCATAGATGCTGGAGTCATAGGTGAAGTGATCCATATTCAGCACCTGGAACCG GTTGGGTTTTATCACTTTGCTCACTCGTTTGTTAGAGGGAACTGGAGAAACGAAGCAGAGAGCTCTTTTGCTCTTCTCACTAAATCTTGCCATGACATTGACCTCATACATCACTGGGCTGGAGGGCGCAG GTGTGTGAAAGTGTCGTCATTTGGATCCGTCAGCCACTTCAATAAAGACAACAAG CCAGCAGGGGCTGCAGATCGCTGCCTTAACTGTTCAGTAGAAAAAGACTGCCCGTACTCAGCATGCAAAATCTACTTGGACAGTGTGAAGAAG GGTCACACTGGCTGGCCAGTATCAGTCATATGCCCTAATTCACTCCCAGACATTGAGTCAGTAACAGAGGCATTGAAGACTGGACCGTATGGCCGCTGTGTCTATGAGTGTGACAATGATGTCTGCAGTAACCAG GTTGTCAACATGGAGTTTGAAGGGGGTGTGACGGCAGCCTTTTCCATGGTGGCATTCACTGAGGAGATTTGTAAGCGAAAAACAACCATTTACGGCAGCAAG GGCGAGCTCTCATGCAATGGCCACGAGATCCATGTGTTCAACTTCCTGACCCAGAAATCCAGAAAGCACACAGCAGACTACAACACTACCAGGCAGTTCGGTATGAGTGGACATGGTGGAGCAGACTACTGCCTTATGCATGCCTTCATTTCTGCTGTGGCA AACAATGATCCATCACTGATACGGTCTGGTCCTGTGGAGACACTGCAGAGTCATTTGCTGGTGTTTGAAGCTGAGCGCTCACGACTAGAGAGCAGAGTGCTGCACTGTGGGGACATTAAacagagctaa